The nucleotide window GGTGATCTGGGCCAGATCGCGGCCGAAAAGCATCTGGGAGAGGACCTCGTCCTGGGGCATGGCTGGCACTGAACGCAGGGCGATCTGAACATCCGGGGGACTTCCGGTGACCTGAACGGTGAACACGTGATCTCGGCCTTGCTGCACGGCCAGGATATTCACGAAAGGTACCGGGGGCTGGGACCCGGTGAATTGGACAACACTCTCGGGCTCGATCTCGAACCTCTTGGTCAAAAAATCGAGCCGCCCGCGGATGGGCCGAATCTCCCCACGGACAAGGGGCCCGTCGGCCCGGCCGGTGACCCGAAGCGTACCGCCCCACTCCGAATCCAGACCCCGCCCCCGGACGAACACCCTGGCCGGAAAGGAGATGTCCAAATCCAGGGTCATCGACGAAGCTGGGGTGGTGTCGACGGTTTCCCCTTTGATTTTGACCGAATCCGGATCGTGGGCCTCGGCCACGGGCAGATCGACCACCCTGGGCCCGCCCACATCCCGCAAATAGACGTCGACCTGCTCGAAAAGGACCGAGCCCCGAACCTCCTGGGCCACGGTTGTTCCCTGCAGGTCGAGGCGAAGGTCCTTCAATCCGGCCCTGATCATGGGACTGTCCAGGACCCGCATCGATTCTCCCGTGACCAGAACCTGGAAAGGAAAGTCTTTCTCGCCGACCAAAGCCACCCGACCCGTGCCCTTCAGACGTCCCCGGTCTCCGTCCGTGGCCGAAAGAAAAACCAGCCTGATCTCTCCCCGTTCGAACTCGACGTCGGCCGTGATCTCGTCAAGGAGGATTCCCTGGAGAAAATGCTGGTATCGGCCGCCCTGAAGGGCCAGGGTTCCGGCTGGAACCGGATCGAGAAGAGTCCCCCCGACCAGGCAGTCCATGACGATGACGCCGTCCACTGCCTGGCTCTCGGGAACGAACATGGGCCCAAGCCATCCCAGGGACACATTTCCCAAAATCCGTGCATCCAGCGAACCTCCTTCGGGGAATTCCACTCCGGCCGGATCCAGGGACAGGGTCAAGGGCAGCCCGGCCCGGATCTCGAGCCTGGAGTCGGCAGCCCCGTTTCCGGCCAGCAGGGCCTCCACGGTCAGCATCCGGCCGTCCAAAGCGGCCTCCATCGTTGCTTTCAGCAAAGGCGCCTGGTCGAAATCCGTGACCGAAGGGCCAAGATCCCGTCCCTCCATGCCGACCCTTCCCTCCATCGCCTCATTGGGACCGGCCAGGATCGCCTCCAGGGAAACCAAGCCTTGAACGTCGGAACTCAGCAGCCCCAGGCTGAACTCGTCGATTCGACAATGCAGTTCGGAATCCGTTTCCCCAATCCGGCCTCCGGCCCGAATCCTGGACCGGCCGAATTCGAGGCCAAGTGACCCCAGCTCCAGTTCGCCTCCGGCCGCACGCAGGCTCGCCTCCTCCAAAAGCTTGAAAGGCTGGTCGGCCCAGAATCCCTCGAATCGTTTCAGGCCCAGCTCATGGCCTGACGGAGAGGATTCATAGTCTGCCGCCAGTTCAAGGTCGAAGGGGCGCAGGGCCCGGCCCCGAAGCGAGGCCTGCAGGCCCAATTTGTCGTGCGTGCCGCTTACCTCGGCCTGCAAAATCTCCAGGCGGTGCTCCCCGGACGCCAAACCCGTTGCCTCCAGGACCGCCCGCGCGGCCATATTGGCCAGATCGCGAACCTCGGCCTCCAGAATCAATTCGTCCAGCGTCCCGAATTCGGATCGGATATCGTCAAGCCGAAGACCCAATGTCGCCGCCTGGACCGATTCGACGGGACGAAGCCCAAGATCGAAATCGAGACGGCCGCCGATATCCAGCCCCGCCAACCCGGCCAAGGGTCCGAGGTCGTCGAACCGGCCAGTCAGCTTCGCCTGGGCCAGCATGGTCGACGCATCGATCCGGCCAAAGCCCTCGATTCGGCCCCCGGGAAGCGCCATGACCAATTCCGAAAGGCCAAGGGTCTCGCCGTCCAACTCGAACCCGGACTTCAGGGAAACATCGGCCTGCATGGGCCGGGCGGCCAGGGATACGGTCCCGGTCGGCCGGGCCGGAAAATGTTCGGCCTTGAGATCGATTTCGGCTGGAAAGGCCTCCAGACCGGTCATGAGCAAATCCTTGCCCGCCAGATGAACCCGAAGCGAAAAATCGTCCAAAATGCCCCGGGCCGTGGCCTCCAGGATGGCCCGGCCACCAAGCGAAAGCTCCGGGGCCAGACCCGAGAGATCAGCCAGTTCAAGACGCACCGAGGCGTCCAGGCCCAACTCCCCGGGACTGAAGTCCCCCATTGCTTCAAGATGGAGGTCACCGGCCAGAACCTTTAAGTCTTCGATGCGGATTCTCCCCACGACTTGATCAGCCCCGGTCTCCGGCCCGGGCGGGGAGATGCTCACCCGGCCTTCGAGATCGATCCTTTGGCCGATCAGGGCCGAAACCTCCTCGGGCAGTCCCTTGGGCTCGTCCATGGCGGCCTGCAGCACGGCCTCCATGTTCAGAGGATCCAGCCCTCCTCGGACCTCGGCCGCCAGGGAAACCCGCCCACCAAAATCCAGGCCCTGGGGCTCGATCCACGGAATGATCTCCATCGGACCCAGGGCCAGACCGGCCTCCAGGGTCATGTCGGCCAGGGCCAATCCACCCTGCCCGCGGATCAAAAGTCCTGGCCCATGAATGTGCAGATCGTTCAGGCGGACCATCTGGTCGGAATCGGAATATTCCAGCTCGAAATCGGCCCGAACATCTTCGGGAAGGCCCAGGTCCGGGACCGTCGGCCCACCAGCCCGGAGCTGTCCAACGGCCGAAACCATCGGCCCTCGGTTGTTGGCACCGAATCCCACCGCGGTGTGCAGCCCTATTTCAGCCACGGCCAGCGGATCGACCCGGACATCATGGAGTGCGAGGTCGATGTCCAGATCGGGGCCGCCCAAAGGGCCCGCTGCCTCGACTTGCAGGGCAATGGCCGGACCCAGATCTATGCCCAAGGACTTGTTCAGGGGGCCGGTGTCGAGAACCTCCAGGGCCATGTTCCCTTGGACCTCCCCCCGGTCCAGGTCCATGTCGGACGAGGCCCGGGCTTGCACCATGGGATTTTCCAGACGGATTTCCTCCAGGCGGACGAGGTTTGGTAAAGGCAGCGAGGCCTGAATCGAAAAATCCGTTTCCGGCCCATAGGCCCTGACCTGTTCCGGAATCAGATCCGCCCCAACCCGGATCATTCCCTGCCAGTCCAAACGGGGAATGTCCTGCCAGCCAAGAACGAGATCGCTCTTCAGGTCGACCAAATCTCCGATCTGGGCCGCGCACCGGCCCGACCAGGACGACGGCGGCCCGCCTCCCTGAACGGCCAGAATCAGGGGCGTGGCAAGCGGCAGGCCCAGAAGCGGCGCCAGGCTCCCGTTGGGGTCGTTGAAATCCAGATCGAGGGTCAGGACATCCGCTACCGGCTCGAAACCGGCCCTGGCAGCCAGCCGCCCGCCCGGGCCCTCCAGCGTCTCCAGATCAAGATCAATACCGGCCCCGTCCGGGCCGGACCGCAAAGCAGCCGCCAGAGTCAGGACGGTCCGTTCCCCGGCCACGGCCTCGCCCAGGACGATCCGACCCACGGCCAGCCGCTCGACAACGATCAGGGGAAAGGATTCCGGAAGCTTGAATTCTCCCGTCTCCGCTGCCGGTTCCGCAGCCTCTTCGTCCATGATCGGCAGTCTGTGCAGCGTCAGACGATCCGCTCCCACGTCCATGATCCTCAGTCGGGCGGAAAAAAGATCCCGGCCCGACCATCTCAGAGCCAGGCCGTCCGCCTCCAGCCAGGTTCCGTTGGCGTCGGCCAGTTCGAGACCCTGCAGACGAAGATCGAATGGAAGACTTCCGCCCAGCCCGGCCAGGACGATCCGCTGGCCGCCGACGTCGGTCAGGAGTCTGTTGGCCAGACGTTCCACCTGGCCCAGACCGAAGTCCGTGCGCAACAGAACCCATGCCGTGACCGCGAGAAGGATCAGGCCCAGCAGGGGCAGCCCAAACAGGAAGGCCCAGAAGCGGCGTTTTCGACGTTGAGGTGCGGTGTTATTGTCGTCGGGCATGAACCTGTCCGTTTCGGAGGTTGATTCCTGTGCCATTTGATCCGGCCTAAAAGGCCTGACCGATACTCACATAGAACTGAAAGGCCTTGTCCTTGTCCCGCCTATTCAGGGGCACGGCCACATCGAGCCGCAACGGGGCGAAATCCGTGAAATATCGCAGGCCCAACCCGGTCCCCCACAAGAAATCATCCTTGAGTTTCAGCGTCGAGGTGCTGAACACCTGACCTCCGTCGAGAAAGGCAACCAGACCGAAATTGTTCGGCAGCCGGTAGCGGGCCTCCAGCCCGGTTTCAACCATGCTCCGCCCACCAACGACCTTGCCGTTCTTTTCCGGTCCGATGGATTGGTAGGCGTACCCACGGATGGATCCGCCCCCGCCGCCGTAGAATCTCTCGTCCGGCGGCAGGTCGCGATTGTTTTCACCCAGGATGGACCCCAGGGCTCCTCGTCCGGCCAGGACCAGACGGTCGTCGTCCGTCAGAGGCAGATAGAGGTTCAGGCCCCCCGACAGTTTGAGAAAGCGGATGTTCGGGTCCAGGGTGTCCACGAATGGTTCGGCCCGAAACAGGGTCCACCAGCCCCGGGTCGGATTGAGCACGTCGTTTCGCTTGTCCCAGGTCAGCTCCCCGGGCGCGGAGACCAGGGCGTAGGTACGGGAGTCCCCGTACTGGGTCGTATCCGAGAGCCTGTACTTGGCCCCGAGGCTGGCCGTCCAGGTCTCGGCCAGCTGACGGTAGACTGTGGCCCCGACCACAAAGAGCTTGCTGGTGTAGGTGTCCGATTCGGTCCGCCCCAGTTCCGAGGTGAATTCCAGAGACTGGGCCTCGTCCAGGAAAGCGGGAATCCGGTACTCCATGGTTAGCATCTGCTTTTTTTCGGCCAGATCGGCCCTGGCCCGCAGCCGTTCGCCTTCTCCAAAAATGTTCCGATGCTCCCACTCCAAAGCCGTGCCTAGGCCGGTGTCCGTTTCATAGGAGGCCCCGGCCTTGACCGTCCGGGGTACCCGCTCGACCACGGCAACGGTCACTGGCAGGCCGTCTTCTTGACCAAGGACACCAGCCTGGGCCTCGTCGGAAATGGAGACGTTCACCAGGGTGAACAGTCCGTCTTGCAATAGCCTGGCCCGAAGGCGGTCCATCAGGGAAGCCCGGTATCGTTGGCCCTCGAGCCATGGAATCTTGTTCAGAACATAATCCGGATGGACCCGGTCCAATCCCTCGATGGCCACCGGACCGAACTGGGCTTCGGGCCCGGGCTCGAAGAAATATCGAACGACCATGGTTCTGGATTCGTGATCGACCACGGCCTCCCGGATACCGGTCCGGGGAAAGGGATGACCATGCTCGCGGAGCATGTCCCGAAGCTTGCCGGCACCGTCCTCGATGGCCGGGGCCCTGGCCCGGGACCCGATTTCAAGGCCAACCACGCCTGCGTCAAGGGGCGGGAAATCGCCACCCATGGCCGGGCCGTCGAAGAGGATGTCTTTCAGTACGTAGGCCGGACCGGTCTCGACCTCGAAGACAACCAGGTTCGATCGGGCCTCCTGGTCCACAACCACTACCACCCGGCCGTCATAGTATCCCTCGGACCGCAGACCGCGTTGCATTGCCAAAATGTCCGCCCTGGCCCGGCGCCGGAGCATCTCCGTTGTCGCCGGAGGCCGATCCCGCAGGGCAAAGGTGTCCGAGACCGACTCCAGAACCTCCCGGACAGACGAGGCCATCTCTCCCCGAACCTCGGCCCGATAGGGTTTTTTCCCGGGGTCGCCCCCTGAGACTGAGTCTTGGCCCTGGTCACCATCCAGGGCCAGGGCCGAGTTTGGACCCGAAACCACAAAAAGACAGGCCAGAAGGACTGCCGCCGCATGGAAAACGCATGAACGGATGGAGAAAAATGAAGCGATGGTCATGCCGCCTTGAACCGATTTCTGATGCTCGCCGTTGATTCCGACTTGTACCGGTTTCGAGCCCGACGGTCGAGACTTAGAACCATGACACAAAAACTGGCGTACCCGGTCCGGAACGCCCTGCCCCAAATACAAACGGCCCGGCCGGATTTCTCCGACCGGGCCGCACATGACTGGGTTTGAAGATTAATCCAGGAGAAGCATGATGACGCTCGGCAAAGCCTTGGCGGGGCCACCCTGTGCCGTGCGCACCGCCCGCACACGATAAAGGTTGCCCACACCGAATGCTTTGAACACCTTGAGGGTTGTCAGCGCGCCGCTATCGAAACGTATGGCCCAGGCCTCGCCGGAATCCGTAGCATAGGGGGAGGAGGTCCAGTACCTGTCGGAAACCGTATCGGAAAACACGCCCGCATCAATGCTCGGGTTGTACGCGGAATAATCCACCAGGGACAGGAGCTCGTTGCGGTTGGGCAGCCGCCAGTCCCTGTGCCCGCCCAGAACCAGATT belongs to Deltaproteobacteria bacterium and includes:
- a CDS encoding outer membrane protein assembly factor, whose protein sequence is MCGPVGEIRPGRLYLGQGVPDRVRQFLCHGSKSRPSGSKPVQVGINGEHQKSVQGGMTIASFFSIRSCVFHAAAVLLACLFVVSGPNSALALDGDQGQDSVSGGDPGKKPYRAEVRGEMASSVREVLESVSDTFALRDRPPATTEMLRRRARADILAMQRGLRSEGYYDGRVVVVVDQEARSNLVVFEVETGPAYVLKDILFDGPAMGGDFPPLDAGVVGLEIGSRARAPAIEDGAGKLRDMLREHGHPFPRTGIREAVVDHESRTMVVRYFFEPGPEAQFGPVAIEGLDRVHPDYVLNKIPWLEGQRYRASLMDRLRARLLQDGLFTLVNVSISDEAQAGVLGQEDGLPVTVAVVERVPRTVKAGASYETDTGLGTALEWEHRNIFGEGERLRARADLAEKKQMLTMEYRIPAFLDEAQSLEFTSELGRTESDTYTSKLFVVGATVYRQLAETWTASLGAKYRLSDTTQYGDSRTYALVSAPGELTWDKRNDVLNPTRGWWTLFRAEPFVDTLDPNIRFLKLSGGLNLYLPLTDDDRLVLAGRGALGSILGENNRDLPPDERFYGGGGGSIRGYAYQSIGPEKNGKVVGGRSMVETGLEARYRLPNNFGLVAFLDGGQVFSTSTLKLKDDFLWGTGLGLRYFTDFAPLRLDVAVPLNRRDKDKAFQFYVSIGQAF